The Amycolatopsis sp. DG1A-15b genome contains the following window.
GCTGCTCGTGCTCGGCGCGCTGCTGCAGCTCTCGGCGATCGTGCTGCGCGGCCTCGCCGTGCACCGCGCGCCCTGGGGCAACATGTACGAGTACGGTATGGCCGTCACCTTCATCACGGTGCTGACCTGGCTGATCGTGATGTGGAAGTTCCCGGTGCGGCACCTCACCGGCTTCCTGCTGCTGCCCGTCGTGATCCTGATGTTCGTCAACGGCACGCTGCTGTACACGACCGCCGCGCCGGTGCAGCCCGCGCTGCAGTCGTACTGGCTGGTCATCCACGTCTCGGCGGCCATCATCGGCTCCGGCGTCTTCCTGGTGCCGGGGGTCGCGAGCGTGCTGTACCTGTTCCGCGCGGCCTACGACAAGGATGAAACCAAGTTCGCCCGGTTCGCCTCGAAGCTGCCCGCGGCCGACGTCCTCGACCGGATCGCCTACCGGACCACCATCTTCGCCTTCCCGGTGTTCACCTTCGGCGTCCTCTGCGGCGCGGTCTGGGCCGAGTCGGCGTGGGGCCGGTTCTGGGGCTGGGACCCCAAGGAGACCGTCGCCTTCATCGCCTGGGTGGTCTACGCGGCCTACCTGCATTCGCGGGCGACGGCGGGCTGGCGCGGGGCCCGGGCCGCGGCCATCAACATCGTCGGGTTCGCCGCGATCGTCTTCAACCTGTTCTTCGTGAACCTCGTGACCGCGGGCCTGCACTCCTACGCCGGGGTGGGCTGAGCAGTCCGCGCGTCCGCCGACTACCGTCGACACCGGGGGCGGAGTTTCAGGCGGAGCGTGGAGGTTTTCACCGGTGACCGGACCCAGCGAAGAATCGGCTCCAGGCCACCCCGAACAGGCTGAACCGGCCGCTGCCGCGCCGCAGCCGGGCCTGTTCGCCGACGACCGGACGGACTCGCACCCGCACCCCGAGACGTCGGGGGCGTTCGACGTGCAGCCGACGCAGGCGGTGGCCCCGCCGGTCAACCCGGCGGTGTCGGGGCCGCACCAGGTGCCCAATCCCGCCGTGTCGGGGCCGCACCAGGTGCCCTACGGCTACGACCAGAACCTCCCGCCGCTGCAGCCGCAGTACGGCGACCCGGCGCAGCCGTACCAGGCCCACGCCCAGTACCCGCAGCAGCCGCCGCCCGGGCCGCAGCAGCCGCAGCAGCCGTCGGGCCTGCCGCAGCCCCAGGGCGGCCGGCACGCCGCGCCGCAACCGCAGCCGGGCCACGGCCACGACCTGTCGACCGCGCACCTGGTCAAGCAGACCAAGCGGCCCCCGCAGTCCGGCTGGCGCAAGGCGGTCTACGTCGGCACCGGGAAGCTGGTCAACCCGGGGGAGAGCCCGGCGGACACCCGCCGCCGCGAGCTCATCGCCCGCGTCAACCAGCCGCTGCGCGGCTGCTACAAGATCGCGATGCTGTCGCTCAAGGGCGGCGTCGGCAAGACCACGGTGACGACGACGCTCGGGGCGACGTTCGCCTCGCTGCGCGGCGACCGCGTGGTGGCCGTGGACGCGAACCCGGACCGCGGCACGCTGTCGCAGAAGCTCCCGCTCGAGACGACGGCGACGGTCCGCCACCTCCTGCGCGACGCGGCTCGCATCACGCGTTACAGCGACGTCCGGTCCTACACGTCCCAGGGCGCCAGCCGGCTGGAAATCCTCGCGAGCGAGCAGGACCCGGCCGTCTCCGAGGCGTTCTCCGAGGAGGACTACCGGCGCACGGTCAACCTGCTGGAGCACTTCTACAACATCGTGCTCACCGACTGCGGGACCGGGCTGATGCACTCGGCGATGAAGGGCGTCCTGGACGTGGCGGACGCGCTGGTCGTGGTCTCGTCCGGCTCGGTCGACGGCGCCCGCAGCGCCTCGGCGACGCTGGACTGGCTCGAAGCGCACGGCTACGGCGAGCTGGTCAAGCGCTCGGTGGCGGTGATCAACTCGGTCCGGCCCAAGGGCGGCTCGGTCGACCTCGACAAGCTGTCGGCGCACTTCGGCGCCAAGGTCCGGGCGGTCTGCAAGGTGCCGTTCGACCCGCACCTGGAAGAGGGCGCCGAAATCGAGCTGGACCGCCTCTCCGGCGACACCCGCCTGGCCCTGCTGGAGCTGGCCGCGACCGTCGCCGACGGCTTCGCGACCCCGCTCTCCCAGGGCTACCGCTGACCCGTAACCCGCGTGATCAGAGCCGGAACTCGCGTGATTGAAGCCGGAACTCGCGAGTTCCGGCTTCAATCACGTCGGTGACGGGCCGGATCACGCGAGTTACGGGTTCGGCGAAGGTAAAGGCCTGCCTAAAGGTCTTCATCCCGGCGTTTGCGCTGCTGTTCGGCCAGCTGGCGCAGGAAGTCGGGGTCGTCGTCCGGGGCGAGCGGGGCGCGGCGTGGAGCCGAGGGCACCCCGATCCGCTGGCCGGCGAACGACCGCCACAGGAGCAGGGCGACGACCAGCGCGCCGACCGCCGCGAGCAGAGCGAGCATGCCGGATCCTTCCGTATGGCTGCCTGTCCCCCGAGGTTAACCGTTCGGACCGTGTGGTGGGCCTGAAGCGGGTCATCGAAGCACGAAGGCCGTGTCGGGACGGGGTGGTTCCCGTACCCGACACGGCCCTGGCGTCCGGATGGTTCAGGCGGTGCGCGTCGGTTCGCTGGCGTCGGTGGTCAGCTCGGCGAGGAGCTCGTTCACCTCGGACTCCCGGAACCGCCGGTGCCCGCCCGGGGTCCGGATCGAGCCGATCCGGCCGGCGGTCGCCCACCGCGTCACCGTCTTGGGGTCCACTCGGAACAGCGCTGCCACCTCGCCTGGGGTGAGCAGGCGTCCGCCCATCGTCGCGGTCATTTTCCGCCTCCTTAACGAACTCACTGCTATACCGGAGGCGTCCGGGCCTTCTGCCCGTCGCGCCGGGGTAGCCAACAAGGCAATCGTTGCACTTCACCCGTCGGGTACTCGAACGGTTGTCCGCGAGTAAAGAGCCCTTAAAGGTCAAAACGGACAGAATGTCCACCGTGGCGACTACCGTCCGGTGACCTGACGTGCGGAGACGTCCCCGACGTGGCCACCGGCGGCGGGGCGTGGTGCCAATGGGGGATTGTCCAACCGCATAGAGTGATCCCCGTGGATCAGTTGGACCGGAAGATCATCGCAGCGTTGCGCATCAACGGACGGGCCACCTACGCCGATCTCGGACGAGCCGTCGGGCTGTCCGCGTCATCGGTGCACGAGCGCGTGGGCAAGCTGGAGGCGGCCGGCGTGATCACCGGCTACCACGCGGTCGTCGACCCGAGCTCGGTCGGCCTCGGCGTCACCGCCCTCGTCAGCATCCACCCGACCGACACGGCCACGGAGGACGACGTCGCCGACGCGCTCGCCGAGCTCGACGAGGTCGAGAGCTGCTACGCGGTGGCCGGCGACGAGGCGTTCGTCGTCAAGGTGCGCGTGTCGACCGTCGACGAGCTGGAACGCACGCTGGGCCGGCTGCGCCGCATCCCCGGCGTCGGGCGGACGAACACCACCGTGGTGCTCTCGACGCGGTTCGAGGGCCGCCCGAACAACGCGGGCCTGCAGAAGGACCGGTCAGGTGGGGCGTAGCCTGCGTTGATGTGAGCGACGTGAAGGCCCACCACCTGCCCCGTGACCTGACGCTGTACCTGCTGGCGCGGTTCGTGCTGGTCGGGGTGATCGCGTGGGGGCTGTCCCTGACCGGGG
Protein-coding sequences here:
- the ccsB gene encoding c-type cytochrome biogenesis protein CcsB, whose translation is MPINETLSTYSDWLYTTAAAIYVVALMFTLIEQGFGAKGRLATERAKLRARELVGAGGPPVEEVPAAQREVGRPERIGRMGASLLVLGALLQLSAIVLRGLAVHRAPWGNMYEYGMAVTFITVLTWLIVMWKFPVRHLTGFLLLPVVILMFVNGTLLYTTAAPVQPALQSYWLVIHVSAAIIGSGVFLVPGVASVLYLFRAAYDKDETKFARFASKLPAADVLDRIAYRTTIFAFPVFTFGVLCGAVWAESAWGRFWGWDPKETVAFIAWVVYAAYLHSRATAGWRGARAAAINIVGFAAIVFNLFFVNLVTAGLHSYAGVG
- a CDS encoding MinD/ParA family protein, with protein sequence MTGPSEESAPGHPEQAEPAAAAPQPGLFADDRTDSHPHPETSGAFDVQPTQAVAPPVNPAVSGPHQVPNPAVSGPHQVPYGYDQNLPPLQPQYGDPAQPYQAHAQYPQQPPPGPQQPQQPSGLPQPQGGRHAAPQPQPGHGHDLSTAHLVKQTKRPPQSGWRKAVYVGTGKLVNPGESPADTRRRELIARVNQPLRGCYKIAMLSLKGGVGKTTVTTTLGATFASLRGDRVVAVDANPDRGTLSQKLPLETTATVRHLLRDAARITRYSDVRSYTSQGASRLEILASEQDPAVSEAFSEEDYRRTVNLLEHFYNIVLTDCGTGLMHSAMKGVLDVADALVVVSSGSVDGARSASATLDWLEAHGYGELVKRSVAVINSVRPKGGSVDLDKLSAHFGAKVRAVCKVPFDPHLEEGAEIELDRLSGDTRLALLELAATVADGFATPLSQGYR
- a CDS encoding BldC family transcriptional regulator, coding for MTATMGGRLLTPGEVAALFRVDPKTVTRWATAGRIGSIRTPGGHRRFRESEVNELLAELTTDASEPTRTA
- a CDS encoding Lrp/AsnC family transcriptional regulator, encoding MDQLDRKIIAALRINGRATYADLGRAVGLSASSVHERVGKLEAAGVITGYHAVVDPSSVGLGVTALVSIHPTDTATEDDVADALAELDEVESCYAVAGDEAFVVKVRVSTVDELERTLGRLRRIPGVGRTNTTVVLSTRFEGRPNNAGLQKDRSGGA